From Deltaproteobacteria bacterium, a single genomic window includes:
- a CDS encoding DUF302 domain-containing protein — MRYGFEKSLVGTTFEQAIEKVTAALKSEGFGVLAEINIKETLKKKMGVDFRRYVILGACNPDLAHRALEFEPHIGLLLPCNVVVQEAPKGGVLVSMADPRAMFMMVDNVAIASIADEADQRLRKVFALIE, encoded by the coding sequence ATGCGCTACGGATTCGAGAAGAGCCTGGTTGGGACCACTTTCGAGCAAGCGATCGAAAAAGTCACAGCCGCGCTTAAAAGCGAGGGCTTCGGCGTCCTTGCCGAAATAAACATCAAGGAAACTCTCAAAAAAAAGATGGGGGTCGACTTCCGCCGCTACGTGATCCTGGGAGCCTGCAACCCGGACCTTGCGCATCGGGCGCTTGAGTTTGAGCCTCATATCGGCTTGCTCCTTCCCTGCAACGTCGTAGTGCAGGAAGCGCCCAAGGGAGGTGTATTGGTTTCGATGGCAGACCCACGGGCGATGTTCATGATGGTGGATAATGTTGCGATCGCTTCCATTGCAGATGAGGCGGACCAGCGACTGAGGAAAGTCTTCGCGTTGATTGAATGA